Proteins found in one Lycium ferocissimum isolate CSIRO_LF1 chromosome 6, AGI_CSIRO_Lferr_CH_V1, whole genome shotgun sequence genomic segment:
- the LOC132058830 gene encoding isocitrate dehydrogenase [NADP]-like, whose protein sequence is MAFQKIKVVNPIVEMDGDEMTRVIWKLIKDKLILPFVELDIKYFDLGLPHRDATDDKVTIESTKATLKYNVAIKCATITPDDARMKEFNLKHMWKSPNGTIRNILNGTVFREPILCKNIPRLVPGWSKPICIGRHAFGDQYRATDTVIQGAGKLKLVFVPEGTDEKTEFEVYNFTGAGGVALSMYNTDESIRSFAEASMSMAYQKKWPLYLSTKNTILKKYDGRFKDIFQEVYESKWKLKFEEAGIWYEHRLIDDMVAYALKSDGGYVWACKNYDGDVQSDFLAQGFGSLGLMTSILICPDGKTVEAEAAHGTVTRHYRVHQKGGETSTNSIASIFAWTRGLAHRAKLDNNTALLDFTKKLEEACIGAVENGKMTKDLALIIHGSKVARHQYVNTKEFIDAVADELKARLLKAKI, encoded by the exons TGAAATGGATG GAGATGAAATGACCCGTgtcatttggaaattaattaaggATAAG CTTATCTTGCCCTTTGTGGAATTGGATATAAAATACTTCGACCTAGGCCTTCCTCACCGGGATGCCACAGATGATAAGGTTACAATTGAAAGCACTAAGGCTACTTTGAA GTATAATGTAGCAATTAAGTGTGCAACCATCACTCCAG ATGATGCTCGTATGAAGGAGTTTAACTTGAAGCATATGTGGAAGAGCCCAAATGGGACAATTAGGAACATTCTGAATG GTACGGTTTTCAGGGAACCAATCCTCTGCAAAAACATCCCCCGACTTGTCCCGG GTTGGTCAAAACCAATATGCATTGGCAGACATGCTTTTGGTGATCAATATCGAGCTACTGATACAGTAATTCAAGGAGCTGGAAAACTCAAATTAGTATTTG TACCGGAAGGAACAGATGAAAAGACGGAGTTCGAAGTTTACAACTTCACTGGTGCTGGTGGAGTAGCTCTATCCATGTACAACACGGATGAG TCAATTCGCTCTTTTGCTGAAGCTTCTATGAGCATGGCATACCAAAAGAAATGGCCACTCTATCTTAGCACAAAAAATACCATCCTTAAGAAATATGATGGAAG ATTCAAGGACATATTCCAGGAAGTTTATGagtcaaaatggaagttaaagtTTGAGGAAGCTGGAATCTG GTATGAACATCGGCTCATCGATGATATGGTTGCTTATGCTTTAAAAAGTGACGGTGGATATGTATGGGCGTGCAAAAACTATGATGGAGATGTACAGAGTGATTTCTTAGCACAAG GATTTGGATCCCTTGGATTGATGACGTCGATCCTG ATATGTCCGGATGGAAAGACCGTAGAGGCAGAAGCAGCCCATGGAACTGTTACACGCCACTACCGGGTTCATCAGAAAGGTGGTGAAACCAGCACCAACAGCATTGCCTCAATTTTTGCTTGGACTCGTGGACTTGCACATAG GGCAAAGTTGGACAACAACACTGCACTCTTGGATTTCACCAAGAAACTAGAAGAAGCTTGCATCGGTGCAGTGGAGAATGGGAAAATGACCAAAGATCTAGCACTTATCATCCACGGATCCAA GGTCGCTAGACATCAATATGTGAACACTAAAGAGTTCATTGATGCTGTGGCTGATGAGCTGAAAGCTAGACTACTGAAAGCAAAGATTTAA
- the LOC132058831 gene encoding LOW QUALITY PROTEIN: glutamate decarboxylase-like (The sequence of the model RefSeq protein was modified relative to this genomic sequence to represent the inferred CDS: inserted 1 base in 1 codon), whose protein sequence is MVLSKIASDSDVSVQCTFASRYVQTSLPRYKMPENSIPKEAAFQIINDELMLDGNPRLNLASFVTTWMEPECDKLMMDSINKNYVDMDEYPVTTELQNRCVNMIAHLFNAPLEDGETAVGVGTVGSSEAIMLAGLAFKRKWQNKMKSQGKPYDKPNIVTGANVQVCWEKFARYFEVELKEVKLSDGYYVMXPQKAVEMVDENTICVAAILGSTLNGEFEDVKKLNDLLIEKNKETGWDTPIHVDAASGGFIAPFLYPELEWDFRLPLVKSINVSGHKYGLVYAGIGWAIWRNKDDLPDELIFHINYLGADQPTFTLNFSKGSSQVIAQYYQLIRLGFEGYKNVMENCQENARVLREGLEKTGRFKIVSKEIGVPLVAFSLEDNSKHDEFEISETLRRFGWIVPAYTMPANAEHITVLRVVIREDFSRTLAERLILDIGKVLHELDTLPARVNAKLAVAEEKAVANDSGAVHHKTEMELQLQATAAWKKFVADKKMKKSGVC, encoded by the exons ATGGTTCTGTCCAAGATAGCGTCAGACAGTGACGTCTCTGTTCAGTGCACTTTCGCTTCTCGATATGTTCAAACTAGTCTTCCCAG GTATAAGATGCCAGaaaattcaataccaaaggaagcaGCATTTCAGATTATAAATGATGAACTCATGTTAGATGGAAATCCAAGGCTAAACTTAGCATCCTTTGTGACAACATGGATGGAACCAGAATGTGACAAGTTGATGATGGATTCTATTAACAAGAATTATGTTGACATGGATGAATACCCTGTCACCACTGAGCTTCAG AATCGATGTGTAAACATGATAGCACATTTGTTTAACGCACCACTTGAAGATGGAGAGACTGCAGTTGGAGTTGGAACAGTTGGATCCTCAGAAGCCATTATGCTTGCTGGATTGGCCTTCAAGAGAAAATGGCAAAACAAAATGAAATCccaaggcaagccttatgataaGCCCAACATCGTTACTGGTGCCAATGTCCAG GTGTGCTGGGAGAAATTTGCAAGGTATTTTGAAGTGGAGCTAAAGGAAGTAAAGCTGAGTGATGGATACTATGTGA GACCACAGAAAGCTGTGGAAATGGTGGATGAGAACACCATTTGTGTAGCTGCTATTTTGGGTTCCACCCTTAATGGAGAATTTGAAGATGTAAAGAAATTGAATGACCTTTTGATTGAGAAGAACAAAGAAACTGG GTGGGACACTCCAATTCATGTGGATGCAGCAAGTGGTGGATTCATTGCACCATTCCTTTATCCAGAGCTTGAATGGGACTTTAGGTTGCCATTGGTGAAGAGTATTAATGTGAGTGGTCACAAATATGGTCTTGTTTATGCTGGTATTGGTTGGGCCATTTGGAGGAATAAGGATGACTTGCCTGATGAACTTATTTTTCACATCAATTATCTTGGTGCTGATCAACCTACTTTCACTCTCAATTTCTCTAAAG GTTCAAGCCAAGTAATTGCCCAATATTACCAACTAATTCGCTTGGGTTTTGAG GGTTACAAGAATGTTATGGAGAATTGTCAAGAAAATGCAAGGGTACTAAGAGAAGGATTAGAAAAGACAGGGAGATTCAAAATAGTCTCCAAAGAAATTGGAGTCCCCTTGGTTGCATTTTCTCTTGAAGACAACAGCAAACACGACGAGTTCGAGATTTCTGAAACTTTAAGGAGATTTGGATGGATTGTTCCAGCCTACACAATGCCAGCAAATGCTGAACACATCACAGTTCTCAGAGTTGTTATCAGAGAAGATTTCTCCCGAACACTTGCGGAGCGACTG ATATTGGACATCGGAAAAGTCCTTCACGAACTCGACACACTTCCAGCACGTGTCAACGCTAAGCTCGCCGTTGCTGAGGAGAAGGCGGTGGCGAATGACAGCGGAGCCGTGCATCACAAAACAGAAATGGAACTGCAGCTACAGGCTACTGCTGCATGGAAGAAGTTTGTTGCTgacaagaagatgaagaaatctGGAGTTTgttaa